One Mustela nigripes isolate SB6536 chromosome 5, MUSNIG.SB6536, whole genome shotgun sequence DNA segment encodes these proteins:
- the LOC132018738 gene encoding proline-rich proteoglycan 2-like — protein MAEPPGAATPSDPCSADPLRRGPPSGSDPLQLRTPAVRTPAARTPLRLGPPAAPNPLRFGHPPCGSGPAQGAGERNKSTLRSGVAQARGSAPAHVCAAGQPVVRASPALRPGGGSDLRLRRRRPPRGPRAPTRGSSRDPTVPHGPAKRRTTEASRLPAPRRRRRASPPLRSRRAKVPLRGRGPTRGGTVSAAPRRPRQKRPPTNPPPPPAILRHQAPPPSRGGAERRCAAQASQSAPPPPALRPPIGREPGGAARP, from the exons AtggctgagcccccaggcgccgcCACTCC CTCGGACCCCTGCAGCGCGGACCCCCTGCGGCGCGGGCCCCCCTCCGGCTCGGACCCCCTGCAGCTCCGAACCCCTGCGGTTCGGACCCCTGCAGCGCGGACCCCCCTCCGGCTCGGACCCCCTGCAGCTCCGAACCCCCTGCGGTTCGGACACCCCCCCTGCGGCTCAGGGCCCGCGCAGGGCGCCGGAGAGCGCAATAAATCCACGCTGCGCTCGGGAGTTGCACAAGCCCGCGGCTCGGCCCCAGCACACGTCTGCGCCGCCGGCCAGCCCGTGGTCCGTGCCAGCCCCGCCCTGCGCCCGGGCGGTGGCTCCGATCTCCGCCTCCGTCGGCGGCGCCCACCGCGCGGCCCCCGCGCCCCCACCAGAGGCAGCTCCCGGGACCCCACCGTCCCGCACGGGCCTGCGAAGCGCCGAACCACCGAAGCCTCCCGCCTTCCCGCCCCGAGGCGACGCCGCCGCGCGTCCCCACCCCTGCGCTCCCGGCGCGCCAAGGTGCCCTTGCGAGGACGCGGCCCCACACGGGGGGGCACCGTCTCGGCGGCACCGCGGCGGCCGCGCCAGAAGCGACCGCCCACCAATCCCCCGCCGCCTCCGGCCATTTTACGGCATCAGGCCCCGCCCCCGAGCCGCGGAGGGGCGGAGCGACGGTGTGCGGCGCAAGCCAGCCAATCCGCGCCGCCGCCTCCCGCCCTGCGTCCTCCCATAGGCCGAGAGCCGGGCGGCGCGGCGCGGCCGTAA